Proteins encoded together in one Colius striatus isolate bColStr4 chromosome 3, bColStr4.1.hap1, whole genome shotgun sequence window:
- the MPRIP gene encoding myosin phosphatase Rho-interacting protein isoform X5 gives MHKDSSSRDLGRGAEKSGRPLSFKASRQYTTLADVPKAIRISNREAFQVERKRLERKTRARSPGREEVARLFGSERRRSQVIEKFEALDIENAEHMETNVPAGAALSSETRQGRSEKRVFPRKRDFTCEAAAVGSILDVSASPLSPHRRAKSLDRRSTESSMTPDLLNFKKGWLTKQYEDGQWKKHWFVLTDQSLRYYRDSVAEEAADLDGEIDLSTCYDVTEYPVQRNYGFQIHTKEGEFTLSAMTSGIRRNWIQTIMKHVRPTTAPDVTSSLPEEKSKTSSSFETGPKQSEKPDVEQAELDPEQKRSRARERRREGRSKTFDWAEFRPIQQALAQERANAADTAKSGPAALPRDSGAADADPGELERERARRREERRKRFEMIDTVDGAGSEEALRMEVDRILPIPADIKPQNVHVEIEQRWHQVETTPLREEKQIPIAPLHLTHAEDREEGLAKQHLTTLLEKELEQKQKEALELLEQNRHLQDQLKVALGREQSAREGYVLQTEVASPSGAWQRLHKVNQDLQNELEAQCQRQELINQQIQSLKRSYAEAKDVIRHHEAEIQSLQARLSNAAAELSIKEQTLAKLRSDLRSEKEKAKEQLEEWQHGEATLSSQLKASEQKLKSAEALLLEKTQELRDLEMQQALQRDHQKEVQRLQDRIADLSRQLNASEQTRILMEEKLQKNYEALLESCEREKQVLLRSLKEVEDKANEYENQLQNSEQQMEILQKEKLSAKFEGSELVHQLEEQLVMKEASIQKLTEHIKELERERDQIKCRFHELMNQVAESDNEVAKLQAKLKMQETSYHNLEQSFEEVSDQFQGVQKVLKEKEEELRHVREVHLRIVEKKDQDLGEALVKMIALDSSLEETKVKLKAKEEALKKLASVGAGPCAEEVEDLGPSLEADESHPAQLGQPLQTQDVLPALTYALKEEEDEVLETNQKQAEEFGSPSKAVELQDQEMVQKVLAKPDVGIMGTKRQRIRFSSIQCQKYIHPDGSEKNWTSSTSSDTSQDRSLSEESMSSEPALGYPSSGTSDSETYLSIIHSLETKLYITEEKLKDVTMKLESQHGHNQETLIALHHQWASTETQLREQLQTSLSQVSALISQLESERQEKFKLIENHVSELGGFQMKNHQALTCLEKCREQLRSLPKSEKDKEGDLFLVTLSSMETTLSNAIQALRGAPVPAESQQSESLISESPSPEGGVLGEEEHVVSKEQRVEMFDAGQLRWLSERVAFEASLISQIAESLKNANSEIAQLLREIQGTAEVGLLEPANVSHTAVDLAGVLSKKLLLEGEFWSQVEELRVHLSTREGDAEDKTETTGLGFSPCFLSAVADATLIKAELGFVAQKMRESFHQRLKTIEEDLHNTKTALQQHKCMLEEIIKAYRTPDFDRVMHQISEALEIQKDASERTQISWDRSCLHMAPCHELAKAEEISSLPDRGGEALVSIQEDLAQQLKDKSNILKEISVALLSLPPEEAVRDCQKLLKISQSLSYHSCMGDLERYSSLLVHDAIVQAQVCYAACKVRLQYEREMKSYKESLQGMDALCQERVKTVSLLRDEYEDLLRKQQGEYGEVIAMLERENADLKAKVSQLDSQRRLLEEEEHKHSKSLSELQARYEEEIRNVIEQLNRTEDALKAERTEGLSQLDAIVRDKQNMERYHLEQMQMLEDKFQAKIKELQVVHGEELQALQEHYSQNLQRLQETLDEYQRQHPEASTTTGLGHGHAWVAGEADGTGQGPGQGPGGDPDSMHGLRERIQELEAQMNVMRDELENKHVEGNASTLREKYQKDFENLKATCERGFAAMEETHQKKIEDLQRQHQRELEKLREEKDRLLAEETAATISAIEAMKNAHREELERELEKSQRSQISSVNADIEALRRQYLEELQSVQRELEVLSEQYSQKCLENAHLAQALEAERQALRQCQRENQELNAHNQELNNRLAAEITRLRTLLTGEGGGEAAGSPLTQGKDAYELEVLLRVKESEIQYLKQEISSLKDELQTALRDKKYASDKYKDIYTELSIVKAKADCDISRLKEQLKAATEAQGEKSPVNTTVSGYDIMKSKSNPDFLKKDRSSVSRQLRNIRSKSVIEQVSWDN, from the exons TGGAAGAAGCACTGGTTTGTGCTGACCGACCAGAGCCTGAGATACTACCGGGATTCAGTGGCGGAGGAG GCAGCTGACCTGGATGGGGAAATTGATTTATCCACGTGCTATGATGTTACCGAGTACCCAGTTCAGCGAAACTACGGCTTCCAGATCCAT ACGAAGGAAGGGGAGTTCACCCTCTCTGCCATGACGTCGGGCATTCGCCGCAACTGGATCCAGACCATCATGAAGCACGTTCGCCCCACCACTGCTCCCGATGTCACAAG CTCCCTGCcggaagagaaaagcaaaacaagctcTTCCTTCGAAACCGGTCCCAAGCAGAGCGAGAAGCCGGACGTGGAGCAAGCCGAGCTGGACCCGGAACAGAAGCGAAGCCGCGCTCGGGAGCGCCGGCGAGAGGGACGATCCAAAACGTTTGACTGGGCAGAATTCCGCCCCATCCAGCAGGCCCTGGCGCAGGAGCGCGCCAATGCTGCCGACACCGCCAAGAGCGGCCCCGCCGCGCTCCCCAGGGACAGCGGTGCCGCCGACGCCGACCCGGGCGAGCTGGAGCGGGAGCGGGCCCGGCGGCGGGAGGAGCGGCGCAAGCGCTTCGAGATGATCGATACCGTGGATGGGGCAGGCTCAGAAGAGGCCCTGAGGATGGAAGTGGACCGGATCCTGCCCATCCCAGCTGACATCAAACCGCAGAACGTCCACGTGGAGATCGAGCAGCGCTGGCACCAGGTGGAGACCACCCCTCTGCGGGAGGAGAAGCAGATCCCCATCGCGCCCCTGCACCTCACCCATGCCGAGGACCGGGAAGAGGGGCTGGCGAAGCAGCACTTGACCACGCTGCTGGAGAAGGAG ctggaacagaaacagaaggaggCCCTGGAGCTCCTGGAGCAGAACCGGCACCTGCAGGACCAGCTGAAAGTGGCACTGGGCCGGGAGCAGAGCGCCCGAGAGGGCTACGTGTTGCAG ACCGAGGTGGCCTCGCCATCAGGTGCCTGGCAAAGGCTCCATAAAGTCAACCAAGACCTCCAAAACGAGCTGGAAGCCCAATGCCAGCGTCAAGAGCTGATCAATCAGCAGATTCAGTCGCTGAAGCGCAGCTACGCCGAGGCCAAGGACGTGATCCGGCACCACGAAGCCGAGATTCAGAGCCTGCAGGCGAGGCTCAGTAACGCGGCGGCAGAGCTCTCCATCAAGGAGCAGACGCTGGCCAAGCTCAGGAGCGACCTGAGGAGCGAAAAGGAGAAAGCcaaagagcagctggaggagtGGCAGCACGGCGAGGCCACGCTCAGCTCCCAGCTGAAGGCCAGCGAGCAGAAGCTGAAGAGCGCAgaggctctgctgctggagaagaCCCAGGAGCTGCGGGACCTGGAGATGCAGCAGGCTTTGCAGAGGGACCATCAGAAGGAGGTGCAGCGGCTCCAAGACAGGATCGCAGACCTGAGCAGGCAGCTGAATGCTAGCGAGCAAACACGGATCCTCAtggaggagaagctgcagaagaacTACGAGGCCTTGCTGGAGAGCTGCGAGAGGGAAAAGCAGGTTTTACTCCGGAGTCTGAAGGAGGTGGAGGATAAGGCCAACGAGTACGAGAACCAGCTGCAAAATAGTGAGCAGCAAATGGAGATTCTGCAGAAGGAGAAACTGAGTGCAAAATTTGAAGGCAGCGAGCTTGTCCACcagctggaggagcagctggTGATGAAGGAGGCCAGCATCCAGAAACTCACCGAGCACATCAAGGAGCTCgaaagagagagagatcagATTAAATGTCGATTCCACGAGCTCATGAATCAGGTTGCAGAGTCAGATAACGAGGTTGCAAAGCTGCAGGCAAAGTTGAAAATGCAAGAGACCAGCTACCACAATCTGGAGCAGTCGTTCGAGGAGGTGTCGGATCAGTTCCAAGGTGTGCAGAAggtgctgaaagaaaaagaagaagagctGAGACACGTTAGGGAAGTGCACTTGAGAATTGTGGAGAAGAAAGATCAAGATCTTGGTGAGGCTTTGGTTAAAATGATTGCTTTAGATAGCAGTTTAGAGGAGACTAAAGTAAAGCTAAAGGCCAAGGAGGAGGCTTTGAAGAAATTAGCTAGTGTAGGCGCAGGTCCCTgtgctgaggaggtggaagacCTCGGCCCCAGCCTTGAAGCTGACGAAAGTCATCCAGCCCAACTAGGGCAGCCTCTGCAAACTCAGGATGTCCTCCCAGCTCTGACGTATGCgctaaaggaggaggaggatgaggttCTCGAGACCAACCAGAAGCAGGCAGAGGAATTTGGCTCCCCGTCCAAAGCTGTAGAGCTCCAGGACCAAGAGATGGTTCAGAAAGTTTTAGCAAAGCCTGACGTAGGAATCATGGGGACCAAGAGGCAAAGGATCCGTTTCTCAAGCATCCAGTGCCAAAAATACATCCACCCAGACGGATCAGAGAAAAACTGGACGAGCAGTACCTCTTCAGACACGAGCCAAGACAGATCCCTGTCTGAGGAGAGCATGTCATCAGAGCCAGCTCTTGGTTACCCATCGTCAGGGACGAGCGACTCTGAGACGTATCTCTCCATCATCCATTCCCTGGAAACCAAACTTTATATTACAGAGGAAAAACTCAAAGATGTAACGATGAAGCTTGAAAGCCAGCATGGCCATAATCAAGAGACACTCATCGCCCTCCACCATCAGTGGGCCAGCACAGAGACTCAGCTGCGGGAACAACTCCAGACCAGCTTATCCCAAGTCAGTGCTTTGATCTCACAGCTGGAGAGTGAGAGGCAGGAAAAGTTCAAGCTCATAGAAAATCACGTTAGCGAGCTAGGAGGTTTCCAAATGAAAAACCATCAAGCGCTGACTTGCTTGGAGAAGTGCAGGGAGCAACTAAGATCTTTGCCCAAATCAGAGAAGGATAAGGAGGGCGATTTGTTCCTCGTTACTCTGTCCAGCATGGAAACAACCTTATCAAACGCAATCCAGGCCTTGAGAGGGGCACCGGTCCCGGCAGAGAGCCAGCAGAGTGAAAGCCTTATCTCGGAAAGTCCCTCTCCAGAAGGAGGAGTTCTGGGAGAAGAGGAGCACGTCGTCTCCAAGGAGCAGCGAGTGGAAATGTTTGACGCCGGCCAGCTGAGATGGCTTTCTGAGAGAGTGGCATTTGAGGCCTCTCTCATCAGCCAAATAGCGgagtctttaaaaaatgcaaactcCGAGATAGCTCAGCTTCTGAGAGAGATCCAGGGAACGGCTGAGGTGGGTTTGTTGGAGCCAGCAAATGTTTCTCACACAGCAGTCGATTTGGCTGGCGTCCTATCcaagaagctgctgctggaaggggAGTTCTGGAGCCAAGTGGAGgagctgagggtgcacttgagcaccagagaaggagatgccgaggacaaaacagaaacaacaggTTTGGGCTTTTCTCCGTGTTTTCTCAGTGCTGTAGCAGATGCTACATTGATCAAGGCAGAACTTGGGTTTGTTGCACAGAAAATGAGAGAATCTTTTCATCAGAGACTAAAAACAATTGAAGAAGACTTGCATAACACCAAaacagctctccagcagcataAATGCATGTTGGAGGAGATCATCAAAGCGTACAGGACTCCTGATTTTGACAGAGTTATGCACCAGATTTCTGAAGCACTTGAAATTCAAAAAGATGCTTCAGAAAGAACCCAGATCTCCTGGGACAGGAGCTGTCTGCACATGGCTCCGTGTCACGAATTAGCCAAGGCAGAGGAGATCAGCAGCTTGCCGGATCGTGGTGGTGAAGCTCTTGTTTCCATTCAGGAAGATCTTGCCCAACAACTAAAGGACAAATCAAACATTCTGAAGGAGATCTCTGTTGCCTTActctctctgcctcctgagGAGGCCGTGAGAGACTGTCAGAAGCTCCTGAAGATATCTCAGAGTCTTTCATACCATTCGTGCATGGGAGACCTTGAACGGTATTCCTCTTTGCTAGTCCACGATGCAATTGTTCAGGCTCAGGTTTGTTACGCTGCTTGCAAAGTCCGACTGCAGTATGAGAGAGAGATGAAGTCCTACAAGGAGTCCTTGCAGGGCATGGACGCGCTCTGCCAGGAGCGTGTGAAGACGGTCTCTCTGCTCCGGGACGAGTACGAAGACTTGCTTAGGAAGCAGCAGGGTGAGTATGGCGAGGTGATCGCCATGCTGGAGAGGGAGAACGCTGATCTCAAAGCAAAGGTGTCCCAGCTGGACAGTCAGCGAAGGCTtttggaggaagaggagcatAAACACAGCAAGAGCTTGAGCGAGTTGCAGGCACGGTATGAGGAGGAGATTCGAAACGTGATAGAGCAGCTAAACAGGACAGAGGATGCTCTGAAGGCTGAGAGGACAGAAGGCCTCAGCCAGCTGGATGCCATCGTCCGTGACAAGCAGAACATGGAGCGGTATCACCTGGAGCAGATGCAAATGCTGGAGGACAAGTTCCAGGCCAAGATCAAGGAGCTGCAGGTCGTCCATGGCGAGGAGCTGCAGGCGCTGCAGGAGCACTACAGCCAGAACCTGCAGCGCCTGCAGGAGACCCTCGATGAGTACCAGAGGCAGCACCCAGAGGCGTCCACCACAACGGGCCTGGGCCATGGGCACGCCTGGGTGGCCGGTGAGGCGGATGGCACCGGgcagggccctgggcagggccCCGGCGGCGACCCGGACTCCATGCACGGCCTGAGGGAACGCATCCAGGAGCTGGAGGCCCAGATGAACGTCATGAGGGACGAGCTGGAGAACAAGCATGTGGAGGGGAATGCTTCTACATTGAGGGAAAAATACCAGAAAGACTTTGAAAACCTAAAG GCAACATGTGAGAGGGGCTTTGCAGCCATGGAGGAGACACACCAGAAGAAGATTGAGGACCTGCAGCGGCAGCACCAGCgggagctggagaagctgcGGGAGGAGAAGGACCGCCTGCTTGCAGAGGAGACGGCTGCCACCATTTCAG CCATCGAAGCCATGAAGAACGCGCATcgggaggagctggagagagagCTGGAGAAGTCCCAGCGCTCCCAGATCAGCAGCGTCAACGCCGACATCGAGGCCCTCCGGAGGCAATACCT ggaggagctgcagtcGGTGCAGCGGGAGCTGGAGGTGCTGTCGGAGCAGTACTCGCAGAAGTGCCTGGAGAACGCACACCTGGCGCAGGCGCTGGAGGCCGAGAGGCAGGCCCTCCGGCAGTGCCAGCGCGAGAACCAGGAGCTCAACGCCCACAACCAG GAGCTGAATAACCGCCTGGCCGCGGAGATCACGCGATTGCGGACCCTGCTgactggggagggagggggagaggctGCTGGGTCGCCTCTCACGCAGGGCAAGGATGCCTACGAGCTGGAG GTCCTGCTGCGGGTCAAAGAGTCAGAAATCCAGTACCTGAAGCAGGAGATCAGCTCTCTCAAAGATGAGCTGCAGACAGCACTGAGG GATAAGAAGTACGCCAGCGACAAGTACAAAGACATCTACACGGAGCTGAGCATCGTGAAGGCCAAGGCAGACTGTGATATCAGCAGGTTGAAAGAGCAGCTGAAAGCAGCCACAGAAGCTCAGGGAGAGAAGTCCCCTGTGAACACCACTGTATCGGGATATG atATTATGAAATCAAAAAGCAACCCTGATTTCTTGAAGAAAGACAGATCCAGTGTTAGCCGGCAACTAAGGAATATCAGGTCAAAG TCCGTTATTGAGCAGGTCTCATGGGATAACTGA